The Papaver somniferum cultivar HN1 chromosome 6, ASM357369v1, whole genome shotgun sequence genome segment TGCATGTTTCAAGTGCCAGTCTTTATATACAATCTAAAGTATATTATTATGTTACGCTGAGTCACTATACTTTGTTGGCACATATTTGAAGCCTCATGTGAGTGTTCGAGATTTCTTTAGTATTCCGTGTGGTATTATATGTTAAGTTATCTCTTAACAGGGTGTTATTCCATTAATAACGAATCTCATAATCTGTAACAGCTACCAATTCAACGTGGACATTTTTGATTAGCATTACTGCATTTCAATAATTATAAACGTTATTAACTCTCGTTATATTTTGCAGAGAGTAACAAGGGTTTACTCAATACATACTTTTCTAGATTTGTATCGATTTAAAAagagtcatgaaaaataacaacttTTGGAGAGTTCTACACAGTACGAAAAATACTTGCAGTAGAGTTGGCCTAGTTCTTGTAGAGATTTGTAAAGTTATAAAACGTTATGAAAACAAGATTTCTAGAGAATTGTGTAACAACCAAGCATGACAAATCCAGATATTTGTAGAATTCTATAAAATTTATCCTATCAAAAGCAATTCTTGAAAAACGTTGATTGCAAATTAAATTGAGCAGCAATCATAATCTGTACACTTTAGCCATTAACAAAAATTCTCATTTTAACaaataacaaaaccaaaaaaGTTTGATCGTATCATATGtatcacatatatatatatttttatatatataaatatatagcaTTTAAGATATAATTAAAAAtagagagagagataaaaatggatCGAGAGTATACGTGCAAGCGCTTGCATCAACttgaaataaaaacaaataatatcaaaaataaaataaaagataataaTGAAGTTTTAAATTTTTGTAGAAGTCTCTCAAAATCTTTCATATTTTGCAAGACTTTCTCTAAGGCAAAAATACACATAAATATCATTCAAAGTCTTAAAAATTGGTAGGTATGCAAAGTCTTTAAATTTTCTTGTTTATAATGAGTAACACAAACTTTGAATTTACAAGTATATAACGAGTAACATATACTTACAAGGAGTTTTCTAAAGTATACAACTAGTAATACAATACTTTGGAAATCTATTAAAGTCTCTAGAAATCATAaaaagtatttattgagtaaatCCCTGTAAGTATCCTACATTTGTAGAAAAGGAAGGAGCATGAGATTATATAAATATAGTTTAATGCCGCGATAAAACTAAAACAATTGGTTTTGTAGGAGTCTGTTAATAAAGGACAACCTCTTGGAACTTATAGTTTGGCAACTTCTGCTGAGAATTCAACGTATTTCATCGCCAAGTAAGGTAACAAAATGCTCAATAATTTCATTTCCAAGGATACAATcgtttcaattttttcaatacTGGGATCCGAAACAGTTGAGAAATAGACTTATGCGTAAATATATTCTAATTTCCACACTTAAATGCTACTACAATCTACTTACCAACAAAGATGTAAAATCACCTGATATGAACCCAAGTTCCCTCGCTAGGAATACCTTGATGAATAACATATAATATGTAGTACCCGGATGGGGTGAGAATGCTAGACTTGGGCGTTCTTACTTGGGCAATGTACGTGGAGGTTGCAACCTTGAGATAGTTTCCACCTCCCATATGCAGCAACCTTTGATTCATTGAAAGAGAATATGTTGTGAAAGAAGAGGATATCATTGTAACAATTACATGTTGTGGGCTAAATTTACCTGAAATTGTATATTAAACCTCAaaatttctccatattttagatTTGTTTGTGTTGTAGGAGATAGAATGGTAGGTCGGATACTGGCGAACTCTGTACCCAAATATGCTAGCGAGAATGCTTCTAAAGGATTTTCCCTATTTCCTATCTCACTTTTCCTATTTCTCATCTCTTCACAATTTCTAAAGTGAATCTATATTTTAATTCTAATTCTCCCTATGTACCACCCACAATAGTCAAAATTAATTTTGACCATGACTATAAAActatttatcttcttcttccactaGTCTTCATTTTCCTTGAACCTTCTTTAATCTCCCCTTttcattaaaaacaaaaattaagaaGCTATCAATTAAGTTAGGAACCCCAATCACTTTTaattatggaaaaaaaatatgttagaaaccctaaattgaagttCTATTCAGTTATTATAAGAAGCTATCACGTTAGGAACCCTAAAATAAATTTCTATTTAGTTTTTAGGGTCATGTTAACCTATATACCCGTATATAGGTTAAGAGTGAATAAATAATTAATATTTTGTATTAGATTTAGATATCCTTGTTGGGATTCTAAATATCTAGAAAATTAAAAATTTCCTTGAAAATAGAAATTAAAGTTCCTACTAATTTGACTAAgtttacttttcttatttttctctCTCTGTATCAGTACTCGTCAATGATTATATGTGTGTTATCATCTCTTTTGtgcaaaaataaattgaaaaactAAATCGGCTCTTGTTCTTCCTTTGTTCACTGAATCACCATCTTTTAACAGAGGATTATTGTCCTGTGCATGGTTTTGTGGTTAAAAAAGAGACTCATAGAGAAAAAAAATCCATAATCTAAACAATTATATTTGCTTAATATCACCACAATCAAATCCAGAAATACAACACCTATAAATATTCCCATCTAAATCATGTAAACTTCCTAAAAATTTGTTGCAATTTTTTTAACGATCAccaaattcttcttctattttttttatagaaaaagctTAGGCCTAGAAAGGCACTTAAGACCCGAACATAGAGTTTGTGTTGGCTTGGTAGCAACAGTGCTAAATTAAAAGCGTCCATATTTTGTTGTCTATGAATGATGCTAAGATTCAGTAAAACAAAAGATATTGGGTGAATACCCATATTTCGACtactttcttctttttcatcttgACAGTTTCTTCTTTCGTGGTAGCTAATGTGAAATATTCCTATAACAGCTTCATGATAGAGTAATTTGAAACGAACTAGAACCTCCATTGCCTCAGCAGATATGGTAACGTTTGTCTGCTGTAATTCTTTGGCCCATTGGAAAGCTAGGTCCGCCCCTTCTGTTGCTCCCTCTGCTCCATAGTATCCTGCATGTCCTCTGGTTCCAGTGAGGTTTCCTGCAAAATCTGTCATTATCAGAGCAGTGTAGTATAATGAGGTTGGGGGGTCTTGTAGTGTgcatattttgatattttttccaaACTCTGCTGTAGAATTCAGAGTATAGGAAGTAATATTATGTTGAGATGTTGTGTCAGTTTCCTCAGGCAAGAGAGGAAAACTGTTCATAATATGCCCTTGCATATGATGTATTCTATTATGATTGCACAAGTGCTGCTTAATACGGAGTGAAGTTATTCCCGCATTAGGCTGAATTTGTTGGAAAATGAGATCACATCTCGCTTTCCATATATACCAACAGGTAATGGCATTGATGTTGCAGTTAGAACTAGTGATTCCAGGTTGAAGCCAAGAGTTCAAACAGTCAATGAAGATGGTATTGCTATCAAAATGGGTATTAATGGAGCCCGAAACCTTCTGCTAGACCAGAATAGCAGCTGGACAATTTAAGAACATTTGAGGCATGGTTTCTGCTTCTACAGTATTGCAAACCGTGCATGTAGGGTTGATGTAATGAAGAATGCTAGTTGTTTTGCCATTGGTTGGAAGTATTCCATGTGAACATTGATGCCACTTCCATGTTCCAGATAGCTGCCCAGTTCCCTATAGTGGTGTCATTTCTGTAAAGGTTTACAATTTTTTCCTTATATAATTCCTTGACAGAGAAAACACCTTTATCATTGAGATCCCATATTATTATATCTTCTTCATTTGGGTGCGTCTGCAGATTGACAATCACTGCAGCCTTGTCATTGCTAAAGTAGGTAAGAATTAGAGCTGCATCCCAAGTTCCATCTGGTAGAATTAAGGACTCTAACATTTCAATATGTTGTGGGCAATTCTGTGGTTTTGGCTGTTTCAGAGAGGTGTTTGGGATCCAAATGTCATCCCATATCTTTATCTTTTTCCCGTTGCCAATTCTCCAGAAGCAGTgatgttgtatgttgttgatgCCTTCTAGGATTCATTTCCATACCCATGAATCTCCATCCTTAGCTTGGATTACTTTATATTGATTTTATCTATTTCCCATCCATGTTTTCCCTAATTCTCATCCCAACCATACAAATCATTTTTTGGTAACTCTTTTAGGTAGGGTAAACAAAACTCATCCTACTATTTTTTACGGGtaaatttcatcttcatcacCGCCGTCTTCCTTCTTTCCCCCTCTCTCTCAAATCTTAAATCCAACACTACTATTATCTCCTCTTTACTTACGTCTACATGTTGTACTATTCTGAGACACGACCTAATGATATTTCAATAAGTCAGGATGTTGTGATCTCTTAATAACTTTGTACTAAAAACTAATTAATTTTCTCTTCCTTTCTTGGACTTTCGTGTTGATGCTATGGAAATAGTGTAAATGAACTAAGATTTAGATGCCAAGGGAACATATAAAgagttggtgctcagcttgttgttCGGCTGCCAACTAAAAACTATGTTGTGTAATTTTATTTACTAATGTTGTTCAATTAGGTTTTCATTGTATTAGTATTAGACATTCCTAAATTTAATAATTTTGCATTAATGGattgatttttttaattgttcACACTATTATATGACGcatggaaaaaagaaaaagaaaactaagtTTCACAATTCAATCTTCAAACCTGATTAAAATGATGATTTGATAATGAATTTCCAACCTAATTAATTTGGTAATAGTAAGAGTGCAAGTTAATTATGGTAAATATTAGAATGAGTTTTGTTTCAGTTTTATAAAATCTGATTTGCATGAATTGGTGGAGATTAGGAAAGACCGCTACTGTTCACAGGGCCGACTTCTGTTATCTACAGGCacgactcatctatcacttggaaagtctatatctactctatctcctatattgagacaaagtcgtattactatatagtattcgattatgcacatttgagatttcgagctgagtttaactcgtttacacatttctcgaaatatgtgttggtaagctttcgcttcaaccaagttcatattatattcttggcgaaagtcaaaagatgatcatatgaaaattaccgagtaacatcttacatggtttgtgtgatacaatcatttggtgtagacttgaaatgttttgttatgattatttcaataacttgaaaattgctttgatgttaatagtgtgtaaAACGGCTATTgttatcctctaagaaagtttcaatgattgcaatagagtttagaactattggattatgaaaatagtatgcattcttgcatgtatgtaaacCATGACCctaactatagtatgcatacccgtatctgTACTTgcagttgtgaaattccgtgtaccaagtacacataccggtatgcgtacttgcgTAAGTGTTGATGggggtttttagttcaaggctaaaattgtaaaaccctgtgtttaatgcgctatcaccctgcaaggggtaaacCATTTAAgaagtgacgagtgcaaaaaacctcttcgctcattgagcaattcaatatatatatatgaaattcactcagaatagtgcgtgtggcaacaatcccaaatattctgtgaatttttccaCCAATATCATTCACTAATGCATTGCACGCCTGGTATTCTCCCGTGTTATGTTCCGTAGCCGAACtcccaatattgacatgacatgacgattaatgttcactctcagcagagtagcatgaatctcccgaagtgtcagtattgagatctgtaCAAAAATACTCACACATGCTGCatcgttctctgacaaagagattttcgtatcgacgcacttttaattaaaagatggctcgatcgaacatgtttaaattccttagggaaaatctggactgttcatATCAATCtcaaaatgatcacggccacacgattggGCCGCGCACTCAACAAGCCTAGAATGCTCCTAGCGGAACAAGGCAATCACCGTAGTGACCACCAGCGGGACACCATTGCCCTAGGCGATCGAGTCCTAAGTTAGTTCACTCATAAGCGCTTCAAACAttaacccaaacatgggtgatcacGTTATTTGAAAATAAGCTCAAGTGAGCTAAGACCGGCAAATACGGACTCAAAAAACATCATGactgtccaacttagccagcctatttggacggctaagatcttccttggaatgatcaaagaggcgccagcaTGCCCATTGGAGGCCCAACATCTCTCTTGGTCGATCGACCCGCCTGGGGCAAGCCTATAGGGCGTTAAATCGTTTGCCAGAAATAGGGCAAACacgctatttcaaaaccctaaattttgggatgcggcagtatattattgtcgcaaatcatcacatccgtccaacttagccagcttagttggacggcttagatcgcgtttcagacgatcaaggaggtgcacatgagttcaccaccggcccaattttATTCCCACTCAATCGACTTGCCCAAGGGAAGTCAATGACGCGTCAAACCGCTTGATCGAACTAGGGTGAATGTGGCCGTCtctaaaccctaattggtgtttgcaaCGACAtgttactgtcgcaaatcgatcacgatcgcccatcttcgccagccgaatcggaTGGCTTAGACCTAATTTAAGATTgcccaggagatgtcagcataCTCACTAGCGGCTCATCTTCACACATGGCCGATCGACCTGTTCAAATTAGCGCTCATCGGTTTGGTTCGTTTAATTAAACTAGGTTTGGTCGTACGGTTTCCAAACCCTAAGTCAACGGCTGCAAACATCTGCTCTACCTAAGTCAGACCAAAAAGTAACAAGTTCTGGTGAAGCATGATACTTACAGGGCCAATTCTACCACCACTCGCCACCACCTACCGTGGGTAATATGCTAGGGATATGAttttgattcatcatcatcaagtctaaactatatacatatatatactcCATCTTCAATTTAGGACTCCAATATACACATAATTCACCACGATTTGAAACAACTAATAAATTAAGATGTTGCAGAAGAGCTATCTGATTTGAATCTACTTTACAACAATTATCTAGAGAGAGGTTACGTTAGTCTTCATCATCGGGTTCATGTGAGAGAAATACTCTTTTTTCAAATGCTTCTCTTTATCCGACCTTAAGAAGAAAGTTACGAAATTTCTGTCTTTTTGTTCCAACCCTTTTTTGCGTAATCTTTATCAGCTTTCTTCTTACCATTAATTACATAGACATGATACTTCATTGATTTCATTGTCAACATccattcaatttcatcttctccatAAAACCTTCTTGCCATGTTTTTCAATGCAATTACATATTTTAAACCCTAATCTTAGTTCTATCTTTTCTCCGAAACGAATTGGTTGTAAAGATCCCTAATCACACAAATATAGAAGTAAACTCACATTAAACTtactttagaaaaaaaaaatacctaaaatcAAATTGAGTCTCATTAGTTCTGAAGATGTAGCCTTAGGATTTGATCTTATGGGATTTTTTCCCGTTCAATTTGGTTGAGGGCAGGTTTGGAGAATAAGAGTGGAAGAAAAATAGTAAGAATTCGTTTACGATGGTTGCTTTTTTCTGTTAAGGTGCGACGACTACGGACCTTCAACCAACACTTTTTGAAAAAGTAAGATATTACTGGTCCTATGTGATAATTTCAGCGTGTGAATAAGATCACAGCCCTGTCGATAGATGTGGTGAACGAAAAATGGGGATGAAATATAGATAGACCCTTTTAGAATTCATAAACTAGGTGATAGATAGGGAAAGTGTGGGTGGTAAATAGGTGAAACTTTACTTAAACTTTTTAAGTGGTTTTAGAAACCCCAAATGCTAAGCCCTATATGGATTGTTTTCTGTTTCCTTTTCCCCTACCTCCCTTCCTACAATCCCTCCGCCGCCTTCTCAAAATGTCTGTTTTGCGGGTGTTGAATGTTGCAGAAAAGCCATTATCTGCCCTGAGAATTTCCAGATGTTTATCGGAGAATGATTTTCAGACATCCCGAGGATCACCGGCAGTACATACTTTTAATTACGAAGAAGAAGGTTGGAGAATGACGGTGATTTCTTCTAATGGTCATCTTCAAGGGATAAATCTAGGTGAAGACGAAACTCGTTGGGAAGAAGGTGAGTTGTTAGacttattagatagatctaaagCAGTGGTTCATAAACATTATCTTTCTGCAAAAAAACACatcagggggttagtccacgagtgagttggagggagtttaatgtattttgaatcttggggattttgagggagtgtaagagagtatagggagtttgagagagtttggtgtgttgagtgtagggagtttgagagactctcccaaaatctctacttttttgagagatttggagtgaggcaaaaatacactaaaaactccttagaactccccagaactcccaagaaaaacaaactccctatcattctaatttttaccactaacagggagtttaagagtttctttcaaactcccccacgactaacgacgttttttagggagtttgggagactcttcgaaactctcccacgactaacggggtttttgAGAGACTtcctcgaactccctcacgactaacgggaaaaaacacaactacacccaactcccccaactcccttgaggactaccACCCTGATAGTAAACAAAATACAAGAACTAGTTAAAGATAATGATCTTCTAATTCTCTGGTTAGATGGTGATACTGAGGGCGAAAGTATCTCTTGTGAAGTATTTAGGATCTGTAGTGAACATTTAGTTACTCTAAGACGCcgtattatcaaaaaaaaaaaaaaacgtgccAGATTTAGTACCCTCACTGATGATGATATCAATTACGCTGTGAGAAATATAGGTCCACTTAATCTTGTTGTATCAAGTCTATCTGATTATAGACAGGAATTTGATTTGAGAGTTGGCTATTTTCTTACAAGGTTCCTTACATTTgtttttagaaaagtatatcctTTTAACATTCCGAGTAACTACTTTAAATTTTGGAAGATGTCAAACGGAATTATTGGGTCAAATAGTTAAATTGCATTTAGAAGGGTTAAACAATATGAATCTAGAATTCACTGATACTTACCgcgggaaatcaagcacatttaGCTGGAGTGGGAGTAATGAAGATGGTGCTAAAATTCTTGAATTCTATGAGAACTCCTACGAAGATGCAACTGCAATTGTATTGGATGTTGAGGCACTCCCGGATGTTTTTCTTCCTCCACCTCCATTGAATACAGTGGAGCTTCTTGTCCGGGCATCCAAGTTCTTACAAATGAGTTCTCaacaaacagcagcagcagcggAAAATCTATACATAGCTGGTTTGATCTGTTATCCTAGAACAGAAGCAGATTGGTTTCAGAAGATTAGTGTAGGTGATTTGAGGGCTATTTTGGAACACCTAGTAAACCATCATTTATATGGGGATGACGCTCAACAACTTTTGGGAGGAAACATGTATCGTTTAATTGAACAAGATTACTGTGAATGAGGG includes the following:
- the LOC113291753 gene encoding DNA topoisomerase 3-alpha-like — translated: MSVLRVLNVAEKPLSALRISRCLSENDFQTSRGSPAVHTFNYEEEGWRMTVISSNGHLQGINLGEDETRWEEEKYILLTFRVTTLNFGRCQTELLGQIVKLHLEGLNNMNLEFTDTYRGKSSTFSWSGSNEDGAKILEFYENSYEDATAIVLDVEALPDVFLPPPPLNTVELLVRASKFLQMSSQQTAAAAENLYIAGLICYPRTEADWFQKISVGDLRAILEHLVNHHLYGDDAQQLLGGNMYRLIEQDYCE